Within the Myxococcota bacterium genome, the region CGGGAGCCGCTGCTCCCGCTGCCGATGATGAACGTGCTGAACGGCGGCGCGCACGCCGAGAACAAGGTCGACTTCCAGGAGTTCATGCTCTTGCCGACGGGCGCGCCGAGCTTCTCGGAGTGTCTGCGCATGGGCGCGGAGATCTTCCACGCGCTGCGCGAGGTGCTGCACGGCGCGGGCTTCGCGACCGGCGTGGGCGACGAAGGCGGCTTCGCGCCCGACCTCGACTCGAACGAGGCCGCGGTCGAGATGCTGCTCAAGGCGGTCGAGCGCGCCGGCTACCGCGCGGGTCAGGACGTGCACCTGGGCCTCGACGTGGCCGCCAGCGAGTTCTTCGACGGCGGCAAGTACGTGCTCGAGGGCGAGGGAGTGACTCGCACGCGCGACGAGATGGTGCGCCTGTACCAGGACTGGGTGTCTCGCTATCCGATCGTGTCGATCGAGGACGGCCTGGCCGAAGGTGACTGGGACGGCTGGAAGGCGCTGACCGATGCGCTGGGCAGCCAGATCCAGCTGGTGGGCGACGATCTGTTCGTGACCAACCAGAAGATCCTGCGCGAGGGCGTGCGCCGCGGCGTGGCCAACTCGGTGCTGGTCAAGGTGAACCAGATCGGCAGCCTGAGCGAGACACTCGAGACCATGGCCGTGGCGGAAGCGGCGGGCTACACCTGCGTCATGTCGCACCGCTCGGGCGAGACCGAAGACACCACGACCGCGGACCTCGCGGCGGGCACGGCCTGCGGCCAGATCAAGACCGGGTCGCTCTCGCGCTCGGACCGCGTGGCCAAGTACAACCAGCTCTTGCGCATCGAGTCCGAGCTCGGGGCGGGCGCCCGCTTCGCGGGCCGCCGCGCGCTGCGCCGGCTCAAGTGAGTCCGCTGCTCCGCGTCCTGGCGCTGGCCTGGCTCGCCTACGTGCTGCCCGGCGACCGGGTCGTGGGCATGCTGGCCGAGACCCGCGCGAGCCGCACGCCGCTGCACGTCGAAGCCAGGCTCAGCGCGCGCGACTCGAAGGCGCCCACGAGCCTGGTGATCGAGCTGCACCCCGACCTCGGCGCGCGCGTGTGGGACGAGAAGGGCGGGCGCTGGCTGCTCGCCGGCGGCAAAGCCACCGCGGGCACGGTTCTGCCCGCGCCCGCCTGGGTCCCGGACCTCGCCCCGCTCGTCATGCGCCGCGAGTCGGAGCTGCGCGGCTGGCTGGGCTCCGAAGGCGTCGACGCCCAGCAGAACGATCTCGCGCGCTGCGGCGACGGCGACTGCTGGGTGCTGGGCGGCCGCGCCGGCTCGGGCCAGCTGTGGATCCAGAAGCCCGCGCTCGAGCTGCGCCGGCTGGTGCAGGGCAAGGTCACGCGCGCGTCGTACGACGACTGGCAGGCGTTCGGGAAGATCCGCTTTCCCAAGCGCATCGAGCTCGCCGACGACTCGGGCAGCGTCGCGACACTCACCGTCGACAGCGTCAGCGCCATCACGCTCGGGGCGGCCGAGCTGTCGCCCGGCTGGGTCCAGGCCTCGCCTGCGGCGAAGGCCCGGTGAGGGCCGCTCATGATTTTTCTCTGACTTCGCGGGCGAGAGACGGTTACACTTCCGAGCCGTGCCTCAGCGCATGAAGCTGCGCGTTCTCGTCGTCGACGACGACGAGGACATTTGCCTGTACCTGCGGGAATTCCTCACGCGCGAGGGTTTCAAGGTCACGACCGTCTCGAAGCCGGCCGACGCGCTGCTCGAGGTCCGGCAGGGGCGGCACCAGCTCGTCCTGCTCGACGTGCGGCTGCCCGGCGTCGACGGCGTCGATCTCCTGCGCCAGCTGCGCGGGATCGACTCCGACATCTGCGTGATCGTGATGACCGGCTACCCGTCGGTCCAGACCGCCGTCGAGTCCATGAAGGCCGCCGCGTTCGACTACCTGCAGAAGCCCTTCGACCTGCAGGAGCTGCGCTCCGTGATGGAGCGAGCGATTCGTGAGAAGGGTCTCATCGTCGACGCCGAGGAGCGCGTGAACCAGATGCTGGGCGCGCGCATCCGCTCGCTGCGCAAAGGCCGCTCGCTCACCCTGCGCCAGCTCGCGAACAAGACCGCGCTCTCGGTGAGCCTGATCTCGCAGATCGAGCTCGGGAAGAGCGCGGCCTCGGTCGCCACGCTGCGCAAGCTCGCGACCGCGCTCGGCGTGTCACTCGCCGATCTGTTCGACGGCGTCTGACCGAGTCAGTCCGGCCTAGGCCACCGACGCGACGGCCGGGTCCGCGGCGTTGCTGCGCAGCAGCACGCGAGTCACGTTGCCGTCGAGCTCGAGCCGGCCGCCCTGACTCTCGACCAGGTGGCGAGTCACCAACAGCACCAGCGGGTCGAGCTCGACGCCGCGCCGCCCGATCTCGATCTCGATCTGCACGGGGAAGCCGGGGACCTTGCCCTGGAGGATCTTGATGCCGACCCGGCCGCCGGGCCCCGCGAGCTCCGAGCCCGACTCGAGCAGCGCGCGGAACGCGCCGCGCAGCCGTTCGGCGTCGACGTACACGGGCTGGCGGTTCAAGAGGCTCCACGACGCGCCGACCGAGCCGTCGCGCAGGAGCGGGATCTGCTCGGCCGCCTCCTGCAGCAGTGAGACCGGCGACGTCGGTGCGGCGCGCATCGGGCGCGGGCGCGACACGAGCATGCGCGTCTGCCAGGCGATGCGCTCGAGGCGCGCGATCGCCTCGGCCGGCGGGTCACTCGCGCGGCGCAGGAGGCGCAATGGCTCGCGGATGGCGTCGCCCACCAGCGCGATCAGATGCGGCGCAGCCGCGCGCTCCTCGGGTGGCTCGGCGACCGGCTCGCGCACCGGCGTGAGCGGCTTGCGCTCGGGCTCCGCGACCGCGACCACCGGCTGGCCCGCGGCGCTGCGCGCGCGGCGGAACGCGAAGGCAGCGCATCCGAGCCCAAGCGTGAAGCCCAACAGGACGAAGAGTGCAGAGATCAACGGCTACGCGGCCTCGATCAGTCCAGCGCGCGGCACATCCGGCGGCAGGAGCGACATGGCGATCGCAACGGCCCAGGGCAGATGACCCTCGGCGCGCGAGCCTTCGGAGTGGAAGTGGATTCCCGTCTCGTCGAGCCAGACGCGAATCGTCTCACCCGCCCCGCCCTTGTCGCCGCGGATCACCAGATCGAGTGGCACGCCGCGCCGTTCCGATCCGGCCCGCGGTCCGTTGCGCTCCATGTAACCCTCGCGAGGGGGGAGAGTTGTTTCCATCATAGCGCGGCACCGAAGTCGTGCGAGGCCTTTTGCGGCGCGGCATGATTCCGGCCGCTCATTTTTCGAGGGGATGAGATGCGACGAGCTCGGACGCGCGGCCTTCTGCTCGCGCTGACTGCCTGCGCTCTGGCCTGTGGGGGCCCGAGCGAGAAGAAGCCTGCGGGTGGAGAGACCGCGCCCGCACAGGGCGCTGCGCCGGCGGCCCAGACGCACGAGACTCCCGTGCGCGGTGACTGGCTGGTCTTCCACTTCCTGGCAGACCCCGAGAATCTGAACCCACTGACCTCGAACGAGGCCGGCGCGTCGGCCATTCTCGGCTGGATCTTTCCGTCGCTGATGTACGTCGACCCCGCGACGCTCGAGCTGCGGCCCGCGATCGCGAAGGCCCTGCCGCAGACCTCGGCCGACCATTTGGAGTACGTCTACACGCTGCGCGACGACGTCACCTTCAGCGACGGCAAGCCGCTCGGCGCCGAGGACGTCGTCTTCACCATGAAGGCGATCCGCCACCCGCGCGTGAACGCGCCGGCGCAGCGCAACTACTTCGAGTCCGTGGCCAACGTCGACTCGCCCCAGCCCAACGTGGTGCGCTTCACGCTCTCGAAGCCGTACTTCCTGAACGACTGGGCGCTGGGCGGCGTGCAGCCGATCCCGCGCCACTACTACGACCCCGACAACCTGCTGGACGGGATCTCGGTCGCGGAGCTGAACGACTACGACAAGCTGCCCGCCGACAAGAAGGACCGCGCCGAACGCTTCGCCAAGCAATTCAACGAGAACTACAACCGCAGCCCGCTCGGGCCGGGCGCGATGGTGCTCGAGAACCCCGCGCGCGACTACGTGACCGGCGAGAAGGTCGAGCTGCGCCGGCGCGTCTCGTGGGCCGCGGGCCACTCCGAGCTCGGCGACCCGTACGTGGACCGGATCGTGTTCCGCATCATCAACGACCCCGACGCGGCGCTGGTCGCGCTGAAGGCGGGCACGGTCGACGTGTACGGCCCGCGGCCCGTGCAGTTCCTGAAGCAGATGAACGAGCCGAAGTTCCTCGAGCACGTCGAGAAGCACGTCGACCGCTCGGGCGGCTACGTGTATTTCGGCTGGAACGAGAAGCTCGCGATCTTCCAGGACAAGCGCGTGCGGCAAGCGCTCTCGTACCTGGTCGACAAGAAGAACATCTGCCAGAAGCTTCAGCTCGGACTGGCCGACCCGGTCGAGTCACCCGTGTATCCCGCCCGGCCGGAGTACAACCAGAACCTGAAGCCGTGGCCGTTCGACCCCGCGAAGGCGAAGCAGCTGCTCGCCGACGCCGGCTGGAGCGACTCCGACAAGGACGGCGTGCTCGACCACGACGACGGCCACGGCGGCCGCATGCCGTTGCGCTTCGAGCTCCTGTCGAACTCCGGCAACGAGGACCGCAAGAATCTGGGCCTGGTGGTGATCGACGAGCTGAAGCGCGCGGGCATCGACGCCAGCCTGCGCGCGGTCGACTGGTCGATCCTGCTCGAGCGCGTGAAACACCACCAGTTCGACGCCGTGATCCTCGGCTGGACCTCGGGCGGGAGTCAGCCGCCCGACCTGTACCAGATCTGGCATTCCTCGCAGGCGGTCGAGGGCGGCTCGAACATGATCTCGTACAAGAACGACGAGGTGGATCGGATCCTCACCGACTACCGCACGGAGTTCGACCCGGCCAAGCGCAAGGCGCTGTACGACCGTTTCCAGGAGATCCTGTACGACGAGCAGCCGTACACCTTCGTGTACGCGAACAAGTCACTCGCGGCCTACGACAAGCGCTTCCACGGAGTCACCTGGTATCCCGCCGGCGGCAGCGTCGAGGCCGAATGGTGGGTGCCCACGGTCGAGCAGAAGTACCACTGATGAGCCCCGCGCTGCTCGCCTACGCGCTGCGGCGCCTGTTGCTGATGATCCCGACCTTCGTCGCGATCAACTTCATCGGCTTCGCCATCATGCGGCTCGCGCCCGGTGACCCGGTGGAGCTCGCGCTCTCGGGCGGGCTTATGTCGGGGCAGACCGGCATCAGCACGCAGAAGATGGCCGACGCCGAGAAGGTGAAGGCGGCGCTGCGCCACGAGCTCGGGCTCGACCGGCCGCTGGTCGTGCAGTACGCGAGCTGGCTCGGCGGCTTCGCGACCGGCGAGCTCGGCCAGTCACTCAAGGACCGCGCTCCGGTGTGGGACAAGATCCGCGACCGGCTGCCGATCACGGTCGGGATCGACCTGGCCGCGCTGTTCATCACCTACCTGCTGGCCGTGCCGCTCGGCATCTACTCGGCGGTGCGTCCGGGCACGCGGCTCGACCAGTTCCTGACCGTGTCACTCTTCGCGCTCTACTCGGTGCCGGGGTTCTGGATCGCGGTGCTCTTGATCGTGTTCTTCTGCGGCGGTGACTACTTCGCCTGGTTCCCGCCCGCCGGCCTGCACTCGGTGGCGTTCAGCCCCGAGTGGCCGTTCTGGCAGCGGGTGGGCGACCTCATGAACCACCTCGCGCTGCCGCTGTTCGTGACGACGCTGGGCAGCTACACGGAGCTCTCGCGCTACCTGCGCTCGTCGATGCTCGACAACGCGCGCCAGGACTACGTGCGCACCGCGCGCGCCAAGGGCGTGCCCGAGCGCAGCGTGATCCTCAAGCACATGCTGCGCAACTCACTCATTCCCATGGTCACGATCGTGGCCGGCGTGCTGCCGGGTCTGATCGGCGGGTCGGTGTTGATCGAGCAGATCTTCTCGATCCCCGGGCTGGGCCAGCTCGGCTACCAGGCGGTACTGGCGCGCGACTATCCGGTGGTGCTGGCGCTGTTCGGCGCATCGGTGGGACTCACGCTGATCGGGCTGTTGATCGCCGACCTCTTGCTGGCGGTGGTCGATCCGCGCATCACGTTCACGAGAACCACCGCCTGATGGCCGCCCCGGAGAGCGCGGGCCGACGCCTGCAGCGCGAGTTCTTGCGCCGCAGGCGCGGCGTGTTCGGCATGCGCGTGATCCTGGCGCTGTTCGTGCTCGCGCTCGCGGCCGACTTCATCGCGAACGACAAGCCCTACTACCTGAAGCTCGATGGCGTCCGTTACTACCCGATCGCGCTCGACTACGGCGTCTCGCTGGGGCTGTGCCAGTGGCCCGACGCGCTCTTGAACCAGCGCTTCGACGCGCTCGCCGAGCGCGCCGAGGCCGCGCTCTGGCCACCGATCCCGTACAGCCCCACCGTGCCGAACATCATGGGCGACGTGTTCCAGCCGCCCTCGCGCAGTCACTGGCTCGGCACCGACGGGCTCGGGCGCGACGTGGCCGCGGGCATGCTGCACGGCATCCGCGTGTCACTCACGATCGGCCTGGTGGTGGTCGCGATCCAGGCCACGATCGGCATCGCCCTGGGCGCGCTCGCCGGCTACTACGGCGGGATCGTCGATCTGGCGCTGTCGCGCCTGATCGAGGTGATGATCGCGATTCCGACCTTCTTCCTGATCCTGATCGTGGCGGCGACCTTCCCGCCCTCGATCTACCTGGTGATGGCGATCCTGGGCGTGACCGGCTGGGTCGGGATCGCGCGCCTCATCCGGAGTGAGTTTCTCCGGGTGCGCGCGTCGGACTTCGTCGCCGCGGCGCAGAGCCTGGGCGCGTCGGACCTGCGCGTGATGCTGCGCCACGTGCTGCCCAACGCCGTGGCGCCCGTGCTGGTGGCCATGTCGTTCGGCGTGTCGGGGGCGATCCTCACCGAGTCGGGGCTGTCGTTCCTGGGCATCGGCGTCCCGGCTCACATCGTGACCTGGGGCTCGATCCTGGCCGTCGCGCAGTCCAACTACCAGGCCTGGTGGCTCGCCGTGTTCCCCGGCGTGGCGATCTTCGTGACCATGACCGCCTACAACCTGCTCGGCGATGCCCTGCGCGACGCGCTGGATCCGCGCGATCAGGGGACGTAGAGTCGAAGCGTGCACACGCTCGAGAACTACGCAGCGCGGCGCGGACTCTCGATCCCGATCGTGTCGTGTCTCCTGCCCGACGGCGAGCCCGACGACGCGGGCCAGCGCCGGCTCGTGCGCTACCTGATCCAGAACGGGCGCGGCGCCGACGTGCTGTTCGTGATGGGCACCACCGGCGAGTGGAACAAGCTCGACCGCGCGCGCCGCCAGCGCGTGATCCGCGTGTCGGTCGAGGAGACCAAGAAGCACGAGTCACGCCTGGTGCGGGCCGGCGAGCAGCCGGTCGAGGCCTGGGTCGGGCTCACGGCCCCGACGCGCAACGAGACGCTCGAGACACTCGAGCTCGCGCTCGAGATCGGCGCGCACGCCGGCGTGATCGCGCCGCTCGCCATACAAGACGTGGGCGACCCGGTGCGCTTCCTGCAGCGCGACGTCGCCGACCTGCTCGACGCGCGCGACCGCAGGCTGCCGATCTTCCTGTACGACAACGCCGACATCTCGGTGGCCAGGGAGCAGCACCTGCGCACGCGCGCGGTGAAGGCCATGTCGCGGCTCGACTTCGTGCGCGGCATCAAGGTGTCCGCGCCGCCGCGCCGGCTGGGTCACTACACCAAGGCCGCGCGCCAGTTCCGGGACCTGGGCTCGTTCGACATCTACGTGGGCGACGCGCTGCAGATCCTGCGCATGATGAGGCCGCGCACCGGGTTCTGGGGTGCGCTGCGCGAGCACTGGAACCGCTTCCTCCTGCACGACCTCTTGCCCTCGGGCGTGGTGAGCGGGCCTGCGAACCTGTATCCGCGCGAGTGGCAGCGGGCCTGGCGCGTGGCGTCGGCGGGCGACGTGGAGCGCATGGACCAGCTCGAGTCACTCTTCCGGAAGTTCTCGGACAGCTACCGCTTCCCCGAGGGCAAGCGCAGCCTCGCGGCGCTGAAGCGCGGCCTGTTCCGGCGCGGCGTGCTGTCGAGTGACTCGGTGGCGAAGGGCACGGCCGCGCTGTCGCGCGAGCAGGCGGCGCAGCTCGACGCGGCGCTCGAGAAGCTCGACGACGAGCTGGCCGCGGCGCTGCCCGCGCGCTGGCGCTCCGACCCGGCCGCCGCGGAGGAGCCGTGAGCCCCGCGCGCTACGACGTCGCCGGCACCGGCAGCATGGTGGTCGACGAGATCCACTTCGCCAAGCGCATCGTCGCGGCCGAGGAGAAGGGTCTCTTGCGCGCCGACGCCAGCGGGCGCGTGGCGCAGCGCCAGGTCGGCGGAGTCACGCTGAACCACCTGGGCTGGGCGCGCGTGCTGGGCCTGCGCACGGCGATCTTCGGCAAGCAGGCCGACGACCCCAACGGCCGCTTCCTGCGCGCGGGCATGGAGCGGCTCGGGATCGAGCAGCACATCGATCTCTCCGGCAGCGCGTCGTCGTTCGCGCAGATCTACGTCGATCCCGACGGTGCACGCGCGATCTACATGGCGCGCGGCGCAACCGCCGAGCTGACTCCCGAGGAGATCGCGACCCGACACCGCGCGGTCATCGAGAGCGCAGCGATCGTGACCACCGAGGTCTCGCAGGTGCCGCTCGCGACCGCGCGCCGCGTGCTCGAGATCGCGCGCGCGGCCGGCGCGCGCACCGTGGTGGACCTCGACGTGCCGCTGGGCGACGCGGTGCCGGCACTGGGCAGCGAGGCGGACCTCCACGCCGTGCTGGGCCTGGCCGACGTCTTGAAGCCCTCGCTCGCCGCGCTGGACGGAATCGTCGCCGAAGGCTCGGCCCGAGCGCGCGCGCGCGAGCTGGCCGAGAAGACGGGCGCGAAGCTGGTCGCGCTCACGCTCGGCCCGGCCGGGTCACTCCTGTTCCGCGCGGGCGAGGTCGCGATCGCGCCCGCCGCCTCGGTGAACGTGGTCGACACCACCGGCGCGGGCGATGCGTTTCTGGGCGGTCTGCTCGCGGGCATCACCCACGACCTCGATCTCGAGAGCGCGGCGCGGCTGGGCAACGCCTGTGGGGCGGCCTGCTGCGAGCAGATCGGCGCCTTCCCCGACCGGCCGGGACCGGCGCGCCTGCGCGTGGCCGAGCTCTATGCGGCGCTGGGCGGGAGCGAGCTGCGGCTCGCGCCGCTCGGCCCCGACCAGGGCGAGACCGAGCGCGCCGTGGCGCGCTTCCTCGAGGTCGCCCCACGCGAGGTGGCCGCCGCCGCCGCGCGGCTCGACCGCGCGTCACTCGCCGCCGCCGCCGAGCTGATCCACGCCGCCGAGAGCGCGGGCGCGCGCGTGCACGTGACCGGCATTGGCAAGCCCGAGCACGTGGCGAGATACGCGGCTTCGCTGCTCTCGAGCACGGGCACACCCGCGGCGTTCCTGCACGGCACCGAGGTGTCTCACGGCAGCGTCGGCCAGATGCATCCCGGCGACGTGGTGATCGCGATCTCGAACAGCGGCACGACCGACGAGCTCTTGAACGCGGTCGAGGCGCTGCGGCGCTTCGGCGCGCGCATCCTGGCCGTGACCGCCCGGCGCGACTCACCGCTGGGGCGCGCGGCCGACGCCGTGCTCGAGGTCGGCGTGGGCGAAGAGGGCGACTCACTCGGGCTCGCGCCGCGCGCCAGCGTGTT harbors:
- a CDS encoding phosphopyruvate hydratase → REPLLPLPMMNVLNGGAHAENKVDFQEFMLLPTGAPSFSECLRMGAEIFHALREVLHGAGFATGVGDEGGFAPDLDSNEAAVEMLLKAVERAGYRAGQDVHLGLDVAASEFFDGGKYVLEGEGVTRTRDEMVRLYQDWVSRYPIVSIEDGLAEGDWDGWKALTDALGSQIQLVGDDLFVTNQKILREGVRRGVANSVLVKVNQIGSLSETLETMAVAEAAGYTCVMSHRSGETEDTTTADLAAGTACGQIKTGSLSRSDRVAKYNQLLRIESELGAGARFAGRRALRRLK
- a CDS encoding response regulator, translating into MKLRVLVVDDDEDICLYLREFLTREGFKVTTVSKPADALLEVRQGRHQLVLLDVRLPGVDGVDLLRQLRGIDSDICVIVMTGYPSVQTAVESMKAAAFDYLQKPFDLQELRSVMERAIREKGLIVDAEERVNQMLGARIRSLRKGRSLTLRQLANKTALSVSLISQIELGKSAASVATLRKLATALGVSLADLFDGV
- a CDS encoding ABC transporter permease, which produces MAAPESAGRRLQREFLRRRRGVFGMRVILALFVLALAADFIANDKPYYLKLDGVRYYPIALDYGVSLGLCQWPDALLNQRFDALAERAEAALWPPIPYSPTVPNIMGDVFQPPSRSHWLGTDGLGRDVAAGMLHGIRVSLTIGLVVVAIQATIGIALGALAGYYGGIVDLALSRLIEVMIAIPTFFLILIVAATFPPSIYLVMAILGVTGWVGIARLIRSEFLRVRASDFVAAAQSLGASDLRVMLRHVLPNAVAPVLVAMSFGVSGAILTESGLSFLGIGVPAHIVTWGSILAVAQSNYQAWWLAVFPGVAIFVTMTAYNLLGDALRDALDPRDQGT
- a CDS encoding peptide-binding protein, with amino-acid sequence MRRARTRGLLLALTACALACGGPSEKKPAGGETAPAQGAAPAAQTHETPVRGDWLVFHFLADPENLNPLTSNEAGASAILGWIFPSLMYVDPATLELRPAIAKALPQTSADHLEYVYTLRDDVTFSDGKPLGAEDVVFTMKAIRHPRVNAPAQRNYFESVANVDSPQPNVVRFTLSKPYFLNDWALGGVQPIPRHYYDPDNLLDGISVAELNDYDKLPADKKDRAERFAKQFNENYNRSPLGPGAMVLENPARDYVTGEKVELRRRVSWAAGHSELGDPYVDRIVFRIINDPDAALVALKAGTVDVYGPRPVQFLKQMNEPKFLEHVEKHVDRSGGYVYFGWNEKLAIFQDKRVRQALSYLVDKKNICQKLQLGLADPVESPVYPARPEYNQNLKPWPFDPAKAKQLLADAGWSDSDKDGVLDHDDGHGGRMPLRFELLSNSGNEDRKNLGLVVIDELKRAGIDASLRAVDWSILLERVKHHQFDAVILGWTSGGSQPPDLYQIWHSSQAVEGGSNMISYKNDEVDRILTDYRTEFDPAKRKALYDRFQEILYDEQPYTFVYANKSLAAYDKRFHGVTWYPAGGSVEAEWWVPTVEQKYH
- a CDS encoding PfkB family carbohydrate kinase, with the protein product MSPARYDVAGTGSMVVDEIHFAKRIVAAEEKGLLRADASGRVAQRQVGGVTLNHLGWARVLGLRTAIFGKQADDPNGRFLRAGMERLGIEQHIDLSGSASSFAQIYVDPDGARAIYMARGATAELTPEEIATRHRAVIESAAIVTTEVSQVPLATARRVLEIARAAGARTVVDLDVPLGDAVPALGSEADLHAVLGLADVLKPSLAALDGIVAEGSARARARELAEKTGAKLVALTLGPAGSLLFRAGEVAIAPAASVNVVDTTGAGDAFLGGLLAGITHDLDLESAARLGNACGAACCEQIGAFPDRPGPARLRVAELYAALGGSELRLAPLGPDQGETERAVARFLEVAPREVAAAAARLDRASLAAAAELIHAAESAGARVHVTGIGKPEHVARYAASLLSSTGTPAAFLHGTEVSHGSVGQMHPGDVVIAISNSGTTDELLNAVEALRRFGARILAVTARRDSPLGRAADAVLEVGVGEEGDSLGLAPRASVLAQVLVLAALSVQLQESKGFTRDDYARRHPAGELGKKARS
- a CDS encoding ABC transporter permease; this translates as MSPALLAYALRRLLLMIPTFVAINFIGFAIMRLAPGDPVELALSGGLMSGQTGISTQKMADAEKVKAALRHELGLDRPLVVQYASWLGGFATGELGQSLKDRAPVWDKIRDRLPITVGIDLAALFITYLLAVPLGIYSAVRPGTRLDQFLTVSLFALYSVPGFWIAVLLIVFFCGGDYFAWFPPAGLHSVAFSPEWPFWQRVGDLMNHLALPLFVTTLGSYTELSRYLRSSMLDNARQDYVRTARAKGVPERSVILKHMLRNSLIPMVTIVAGVLPGLIGGSVLIEQIFSIPGLGQLGYQAVLARDYPVVLALFGASVGLTLIGLLIADLLLAVVDPRITFTRTTA
- a CDS encoding dihydrodipicolinate synthase family protein — protein: MHTLENYAARRGLSIPIVSCLLPDGEPDDAGQRRLVRYLIQNGRGADVLFVMGTTGEWNKLDRARRQRVIRVSVEETKKHESRLVRAGEQPVEAWVGLTAPTRNETLETLELALEIGAHAGVIAPLAIQDVGDPVRFLQRDVADLLDARDRRLPIFLYDNADISVAREQHLRTRAVKAMSRLDFVRGIKVSAPPRRLGHYTKAARQFRDLGSFDIYVGDALQILRMMRPRTGFWGALREHWNRFLLHDLLPSGVVSGPANLYPREWQRAWRVASAGDVERMDQLESLFRKFSDSYRFPEGKRSLAALKRGLFRRGVLSSDSVAKGTAALSREQAAQLDAALEKLDDELAAALPARWRSDPAAAEEP